In Flavobacteriales bacterium, one DNA window encodes the following:
- a CDS encoding sodium-translocating pyrophosphatase: MQFLQDNLIYLIPAMGIIGLLVMAVKSAWVNKQEAGDSNMQELAGYIANGAMAFLKAEWKILGYFVVIAAILLAYSGTMVEHSSPVIAVAFVIGAVFSALAGYIGMRIATRSNVRTTQAARTSLSKALKVSFTGGTVMGLGVAGLAVLGLGSLFIVFYNMYVPAGADITGVEMRKAIEVLTGFSLGAESIALFARVGGGIYTKAADVGADLVGKVEAGIPEDDVRNPATIADNVGDNVGDVAGMGADLFGSYVATILATMVLGQEIKSNDEFGGMAPILLPMVIAGVGLLFSIVGTWFVRVKGEKDSVQAALNMGNWSSIVLTAIASYFLVIGLLPEKMHWVNAARGGEILAINVFYAILVGLVVGTLMSIITEYYTAMGKRPVNSIIQRSATGHATNIIGGLSVGMESTVLPIIVLAAGIMTSYHFAGLYGVAIAAAGMMATTAMQLAIDAFGPIADNAGGIAEMSQLPPEVRERTDNLDAVGNTTAATGKGFAIASAALTSLALFAAFVGIAGITSIDIYKADVLAGLFVGAMIPFIFSSLAIAAVGRAAMDMVNEVRRQFREIPGIMEYKAKPQYEKCVEISTKASIR; this comes from the coding sequence ATGCAGTTTTTACAAGACAATTTAATTTACCTGATCCCTGCAATGGGAATCATCGGCCTGTTAGTGATGGCGGTGAAAAGCGCATGGGTAAACAAACAAGAAGCCGGCGACAGCAATATGCAGGAGCTGGCAGGTTATATTGCCAATGGAGCAATGGCCTTTTTAAAAGCAGAATGGAAGATTCTGGGCTACTTCGTAGTTATCGCAGCAATTCTTCTGGCCTATTCCGGAACCATGGTAGAACATTCCAGTCCCGTAATTGCCGTGGCCTTCGTTATCGGAGCCGTTTTTTCAGCATTGGCCGGTTACATCGGTATGCGCATTGCAACACGTTCTAACGTTCGTACCACGCAAGCAGCAAGAACCAGTCTTTCTAAAGCATTAAAGGTTTCCTTTACAGGTGGAACCGTAATGGGCTTAGGAGTTGCTGGATTAGCAGTGCTTGGTCTCGGTTCTTTATTTATTGTATTCTACAATATGTATGTTCCTGCCGGAGCAGACATCACCGGAGTAGAAATGCGTAAAGCCATTGAGGTTTTAACCGGATTCTCATTAGGAGCTGAATCCATTGCTCTTTTTGCACGCGTGGGCGGAGGTATCTATACCAAAGCGGCAGACGTTGGAGCTGACCTCGTAGGAAAAGTAGAAGCAGGTATTCCTGAAGACGACGTTCGTAACCCTGCAACCATTGCCGATAACGTGGGTGACAATGTAGGTGACGTTGCCGGTATGGGAGCTGACCTTTTCGGTTCATATGTAGCTACCATTTTAGCAACGATGGTATTGGGACAAGAAATCAAATCGAATGACGAATTCGGTGGAATGGCACCCATTTTATTACCAATGGTAATTGCCGGAGTTGGACTTTTATTCTCCATCGTTGGAACCTGGTTTGTGCGCGTAAAAGGAGAAAAAGATTCTGTACAGGCTGCTCTTAATATGGGTAACTGGTCATCTATCGTACTTACTGCCATTGCATCTTACTTCCTGGTAATCGGACTCCTTCCTGAAAAAATGCATTGGGTAAATGCAGCACGCGGCGGTGAAATTCTTGCCATCAATGTTTTCTACGCAATTCTAGTTGGACTTGTAGTTGGAACATTAATGTCGATCATTACCGAGTATTATACTGCAATGGGTAAACGTCCGGTTAATTCAATTATTCAACGTTCAGCTACCGGTCACGCTACCAACATTATTGGCGGATTATCAGTAGGTATGGAATCTACGGTTTTACCAATTATCGTACTTGCTGCCGGTATCATGACTTCTTATCACTTTGCAGGATTATACGGAGTAGCAATCGCTGCTGCCGGTATGATGGCAACTACAGCAATGCAATTAGCAATTGATGCATTCGGACCAATTGCCGATAACGCAGGCGGTATTGCCGAAATGAGTCAGTTACCTCCGGAAGTTCGTGAGCGTACCGACAATCTTGATGCCGTTGGTAACACTACCGCAGCAACAGGAAAAGGATTTGCCATTGCATCTGCAGCTTTAACCTCTTTAGCTTTATTTGCTGCATTCGTAGGTATCGCCGGAATCACTTCTATCGATATTTACAAAGCGGATGTATTAGCCGGTTTATTTGTTGGAGCAATGATTCCATTTATCTTCTCTTCATTGGCTATTGCAGCGGTGGGAAGAGCAGCGATGGACATGGTGAACGAGGTTCGTCGCCAGTTCCGCGAAATTCCTGGTATCATGGAATACAAAGCAAAACCTCAATATGAAAAATGTGTTGAGATTTCTACCAAAGCATCTATCCGCGA
- a CDS encoding pyruvate dehydrogenase complex E1 component subunit beta encodes MREVQFREALREAMSEEMRRDERVFLMGEEVAEYNGAYKVSQGMLDEFGPKRVIDTPIAELGFAGIGVGAAMNGLRPIVEFMTWNFAILAADQIINSAAKMMQMSGGQYNVPIVFRGGNGQAGQLAATHSQSFEAFYAHVPGLKVITPSNPYDAKGLLKAAIRDNDPVVFLESEKMFGDKGMIPEGEYVLPIGVADIKRKGKDVTIVTFGKILKVCQAAADELAKEGIEVEIIDLRTIRPIDYDCVIESVKKTNRLVVVEESWPLASISSEIAYWVQRYAFDHLDAPIWRVTQTDTPFPFATSLMAEAIPSPERVIRAVKEVMYKY; translated from the coding sequence ATGAGAGAAGTACAATTTCGTGAAGCCCTGCGTGAAGCCATGAGCGAAGAAATGCGTCGTGATGAACGTGTTTTCCTGATGGGCGAAGAAGTAGCAGAATATAATGGTGCCTATAAGGTAAGCCAGGGAATGCTGGACGAATTCGGTCCAAAACGTGTTATCGATACACCCATTGCCGAATTAGGATTTGCAGGAATCGGAGTTGGTGCCGCTATGAACGGTCTGCGTCCGATTGTTGAATTCATGACCTGGAACTTTGCTATTCTGGCTGCCGACCAAATCATTAATTCTGCAGCGAAAATGATGCAAATGTCGGGCGGACAATACAACGTCCCCATCGTTTTCCGCGGTGGAAACGGACAGGCGGGTCAGCTCGCAGCAACGCACTCTCAAAGCTTTGAAGCTTTTTACGCTCACGTTCCGGGATTAAAAGTGATCACTCCTTCTAATCCATATGATGCAAAAGGTCTTTTAAAAGCCGCCATTCGCGATAATGACCCTGTGGTGTTTTTGGAATCAGAAAAAATGTTTGGCGATAAAGGCATGATTCCCGAAGGAGAGTATGTGCTTCCAATTGGGGTTGCCGATATTAAACGCAAAGGAAAGGATGTCACCATTGTGACCTTCGGAAAAATATTAAAAGTGTGTCAGGCCGCTGCCGATGAACTGGCAAAAGAAGGAATTGAAGTAGAAATCATCGATTTGCGCACTATTCGTCCGATCGATTACGACTGCGTAATTGAATCCGTGAAAAAAACGAATCGTTTGGTAGTGGTTGAAGAAAGCTGGCCGCTGGCTTCTATTTCGTCTGAAATTGCCTATTGGGTACAGCGCTATGCGTTCGATCACCTCGATGCTCCCATTTGGCGCGTTACACAAACCGATACCCCATTCCCTTTTGCCACCTCCTTAATGGCAGAAGCTATTCCCTCCCCCGAGCGTGTTATTCGGGCAGTAAAGGAAGTGATGTATAAATATTGA
- a CDS encoding electron transfer flavoprotein subunit beta/FixA family protein gives MKILVAISKAPDTTSKIAFADNDTKFNEAGVQYIVNPYDEWYALVRALELTETSGGTVTTITVGTPADEPIIRKALAIGATDAVRIDAEATDAFFVASQIAAYAKDKGFDMVMLGKETIDFNGSQVGGMVAELLDLPYVSIASKLDVAGSTATIECDIQGGTEVVEANLPLVISCAKGMAEQRIPNMRGIMAARTKPLAVVPPVEVAKLTNVKKFSMPPAKSACKMIPADNAGSLIELLHNEAKVI, from the coding sequence ATGAAAATACTAGTTGCCATCAGTAAAGCGCCGGATACCACATCCAAAATTGCTTTTGCTGATAACGATACCAAATTCAATGAGGCCGGCGTGCAATACATTGTTAATCCTTACGACGAATGGTATGCTTTGGTGCGTGCTTTGGAATTAACCGAAACCAGTGGTGGAACGGTTACTACCATTACCGTTGGTACTCCAGCCGACGAACCCATTATTCGTAAAGCTTTAGCCATTGGAGCCACCGATGCAGTGCGCATTGATGCCGAAGCTACGGATGCATTTTTTGTTGCAAGTCAAATTGCAGCTTATGCAAAAGACAAAGGTTTCGACATGGTTATGCTGGGTAAAGAAACCATCGATTTTAACGGATCGCAGGTTGGGGGAATGGTAGCTGAATTGCTCGATTTACCTTATGTGTCGATTGCTTCCAAATTAGATGTTGCGGGTTCTACTGCAACTATTGAATGCGATATTCAAGGCGGAACGGAAGTGGTTGAGGCCAATTTACCATTGGTGATTAGCTGTGCTAAAGGAATGGCGGAGCAACGCATTCCGAATATGCGTGGAATTATGGCTGCCCGTACCAAACCATTGGCAGTTGTTCCTCCGGTGGAAGTTGCGAAACTCACCAACGTGAAAAAATTCTCGATGCCTCCTGCAAAATCTGCCTGCAAAATGATTCCTGCAGACAATGCCGGTTCATTGATTGAGCTTCTTCACAATGAAGCTAAAGTAATTTGA
- a CDS encoding electron transfer flavoprotein subunit alpha/FixB family protein, translated as MAILIFADTSNGKVSKNALEAASYGAKVASSLGTSATVITFGNADAAALAAFGTQGVTKVLVNRSLSNADSRQISKLVVGAAEKEGASVIVFSHDLIGRAVAPRVSARLGAGLVSGAIDYPNTSAGFTVKVNLFSGKAYGEIEVLSEKKVISVLPNSVGLANAGGSASVEDFAFDAGASSVKVKEVKKNEGEISLPEAELVVSAGRGMKGPENWGMIEELAKELGAATACSRPVADIGWRPHHEHVGQTGIAIAPNLYIAVGISGAIQHLAGVNRSKVIVVVNSDPEAPFFKAADYGIVGDAFQVVPQITEALRKFKASHN; from the coding sequence ATGGCTATTTTAATTTTTGCCGACACCAGCAATGGTAAAGTCTCTAAAAATGCTTTAGAAGCTGCTTCTTATGGAGCAAAAGTTGCCTCGTCACTTGGCACAAGCGCAACTGTAATCACTTTTGGAAATGCTGATGCCGCTGCATTGGCTGCTTTCGGAACGCAGGGTGTAACTAAAGTACTCGTGAATCGCTCTTTAAGCAATGCCGATTCGCGTCAGATTTCTAAACTGGTAGTAGGTGCTGCCGAAAAAGAAGGTGCCTCTGTTATTGTTTTTTCTCACGATTTGATTGGTCGCGCAGTGGCTCCGCGTGTAAGTGCACGTTTGGGCGCAGGATTGGTTTCCGGTGCTATTGATTATCCGAATACTTCTGCCGGTTTCACTGTAAAGGTGAATTTATTCTCCGGTAAAGCCTATGGTGAAATTGAAGTGCTTTCTGAAAAGAAAGTTATTTCTGTATTGCCCAATTCCGTTGGACTAGCCAATGCGGGTGGTTCTGCAAGTGTGGAAGATTTTGCATTTGATGCAGGTGCTTCTTCTGTGAAGGTGAAAGAAGTGAAGAAAAATGAAGGCGAAATTTCCTTGCCGGAAGCCGAATTGGTTGTATCTGCAGGTCGCGGAATGAAGGGTCCTGAAAACTGGGGAATGATTGAAGAGTTAGCTAAAGAATTGGGTGCCGCAACAGCTTGTTCGCGTCCCGTTGCCGATATTGGCTGGAGACCTCACCACGAACATGTTGGTCAGACCGGTATTGCCATTGCTCCAAATCTCTATATCGCCGTAGGTATTTCCGGTGCTATTCAACATCTGGCCGGTGTAAACCGCTCTAAAGTAATTGTGGTGGTAAACAGCGATCCGGAAGCTCCTTTCTTTAAAGCGGCCGATTATGGAATTGTTGGAGATGCTTTTCAGGTGGTTCCTCAGATCACGGAAGCGCTTCGCAAATTCAAAGCTTCTCATAACTAA
- a CDS encoding bifunctional nuclease family protein gives MEKIKLEIVGLSYSQTQSGAYALVLGEAGGKRRLPIIIGGFEAQAIAIELEKMTPSRPLTHDLFKSFCQRFDVGVEEVIIYNLVEGIFYAKVVCKGDGKSAEIDARTSDAIALAVRFGCPIYTYEFILASAGLVFDEENSSSDDDHDEAEEEVDLGELSHPADFTKMSVNDLEKSLLESLEDEDYERASRIRDELNNRKKN, from the coding sequence ATGGAAAAGATCAAATTGGAAATTGTAGGTTTATCCTATAGTCAGACGCAATCCGGAGCCTATGCTCTGGTTCTTGGTGAAGCCGGTGGTAAGCGACGTCTTCCTATTATTATTGGTGGCTTCGAAGCACAGGCCATTGCCATTGAGCTGGAGAAAATGACGCCTAGCCGACCTTTAACCCATGATCTTTTTAAATCTTTTTGTCAGCGTTTCGATGTGGGCGTAGAGGAAGTCATTATTTACAATTTGGTGGAAGGAATTTTTTACGCCAAAGTAGTTTGTAAGGGTGATGGCAAATCGGCAGAAATCGATGCGCGCACTTCCGATGCAATTGCTCTTGCGGTACGTTTTGGTTGTCCCATTTACACCTACGAGTTTATTTTAGCTTCTGCGGGATTGGTATTCGATGAAGAAAATTCGTCATCCGACGACGATCATGATGAGGCGGAGGAAGAAGTTGATCTGGGGGAATTGAGTCACCCCGCCGATTTTACAAAAATGTCGGTTAACGATTTGGAAAAATCCCTGCTGGAATCGCTGGAGGATGAAGATTACGAAAGAGCATCACGCATTCGTGACGAACTCAATAACCGCAAAAAAAATTAA
- a CDS encoding Na+ dependent nucleoside transporter — translation MKWWVALLAALVLLASCGQQPESDPAKLLARKWVSSADSTQFILFTGKTDVDRNFSLHLQDFGNDTLQGSWKLEGAIVHLNIQRSVKLEQEVDSLSFSAGAEGSNVHLYSKEEEIARIGNDGLSDLAFQTDLMIDTLSEHRLVLVRKGESPMVFTYHPKLKTYSFSVESVLRGVVGILVLVFIGWLFSEKKKAINWQLILTGIAIQFVFAIAVLRVPFVASIFDGISHFFLGVISFTQEGTTFLFSSFGTGKIENPLMNFVVMVLPTVIFFSALTSLLFYWGILQRVVYALAWVMKKTMRLSGAESMAAAGNIFLGQTEAPLLIKPYLPNMTRSEIMCLMTGGMATIAGGVLAAYVGFLGGDDPQEQLYFAKHLLAASVMSAPAAIVAAKLLVPETEEFNAEMTIPKDRIGSNALEAITNGTSDGLRLAANVAAMLLVFIALIAMGNYILKDFIGELSGINEVIKANTNYDGLSLQFIVGYIGAPIAYLMGVPSEDTILVGQLLGEKTILNEFYAYTTLGNLKASGAFHSEKSIIMATYVLCGFANFASIGIQIGGIGSLAPNKKSTLSQLGFKALIGGTLACLFTAVMVGMLM, via the coding sequence ATGAAATGGTGGGTCGCATTGCTTGCTGCATTGGTATTGTTGGCTTCGTGCGGACAACAACCGGAGAGCGATCCCGCAAAATTATTAGCCCGTAAGTGGGTTTCTTCTGCTGATTCAACACAATTCATTTTGTTTACCGGAAAAACGGATGTCGACCGGAATTTTTCATTGCATTTACAGGATTTCGGTAACGATACATTACAAGGAAGCTGGAAACTCGAAGGTGCCATTGTACATCTGAATATTCAGCGATCGGTTAAACTGGAACAGGAAGTAGATTCCTTATCATTCAGTGCCGGAGCGGAAGGATCGAATGTGCATTTGTATTCGAAAGAAGAAGAAATAGCGCGGATTGGAAATGATGGATTGAGTGATCTTGCTTTTCAAACTGATTTAATGATTGACACCTTAAGTGAACATCGTTTGGTGTTGGTTAGGAAAGGTGAAAGTCCGATGGTTTTTACCTATCACCCTAAACTAAAAACCTATTCCTTTTCTGTTGAATCTGTTTTAAGAGGTGTAGTAGGAATTTTGGTTTTGGTGTTTATCGGTTGGTTGTTTTCCGAAAAGAAAAAAGCGATCAACTGGCAATTGATATTAACCGGAATTGCTATTCAGTTTGTTTTTGCCATAGCAGTATTGCGCGTTCCATTTGTTGCTTCGATATTTGATGGGATCTCTCATTTTTTTTTAGGTGTGATATCATTTACGCAGGAAGGGACAACTTTTTTATTTAGTAGTTTTGGTACAGGGAAAATTGAAAATCCGTTAATGAATTTTGTGGTAATGGTTTTACCAACGGTTATCTTTTTCAGTGCGCTGACCAGTTTATTGTTTTATTGGGGGATTTTGCAACGAGTTGTTTATGCGCTGGCATGGGTGATGAAAAAAACGATGCGTCTATCCGGAGCAGAAAGCATGGCTGCCGCAGGGAATATTTTTCTTGGTCAAACAGAAGCTCCTTTGCTGATTAAACCCTATTTACCGAACATGACCCGTTCTGAAATCATGTGTTTAATGACAGGAGGAATGGCCACTATTGCAGGCGGGGTATTGGCTGCTTATGTCGGATTTCTCGGTGGCGATGATCCCCAGGAACAATTGTATTTTGCCAAACACTTACTGGCAGCTTCGGTGATGTCTGCCCCTGCCGCTATAGTAGCTGCAAAATTATTAGTGCCGGAAACAGAAGAATTTAATGCAGAAATGACTATTCCTAAAGACCGGATTGGATCGAATGCTTTGGAAGCGATTACCAATGGTACTTCGGATGGTTTACGTCTCGCAGCAAATGTGGCCGCCATGCTATTGGTGTTTATCGCGCTGATTGCAATGGGGAATTATATTTTGAAAGATTTTATCGGTGAACTGTCAGGAATTAACGAAGTGATAAAAGCCAATACAAATTACGATGGATTATCACTTCAATTTATTGTAGGATACATTGGTGCACCAATCGCCTACCTTATGGGCGTGCCTTCGGAGGATACGATTTTAGTGGGACAACTTCTCGGTGAAAAAACGATTCTGAATGAGTTTTACGCGTATACTACATTGGGGAATTTAAAAGCTTCAGGCGCGTTTCACTCGGAGAAATCCATCATTATGGCTACATATGTATTATGTGGTTTTGCCAATTTTGCCTCTATAGGAATACAAATCGGTGGAATTGGGTCTCTGGCTCCGAATAAAAAATCTACGCTTTCTCAGTTAGGGTTTAAAGCACTTATCGGAGGAACATTAGCTTGTTTATTCACTGCCGTGATGGTGGGGATGCTCATGTAA
- a CDS encoding LD-carboxypeptidase, with protein sequence MKISRRQFIPAALSGMAVIGFSSFINLEEKQRPSTIKAPALKRGDLIAVTSPAGALRDAETAHEFKKKLEDLGFRVKMGESVFSKEGYLAGSDDLRSRELMQLITDKNVNAIVAMKGGYGCARILDKIDYDIIRQHPKIIMGFSDITSLINAIYEKSGLICFHGPVGNSSWGDFTMKYVESVLMEAHSTHYYPGKKAEDQIRTISPGEADGILVGGNLSVFCSMIGTPYLPDPNGKILFLEEVKEEPFRIDRMLAQLKLSGYLQSLKGIVIGKFRDCVAEEKEFEIKTEVLFDTYFKSLGIPVYSGAMIGHISDKYTLPIGAKVRMNANKGEMQLLEPAVLK encoded by the coding sequence GTGAAAATTTCTCGTCGACAATTTATTCCCGCTGCCTTATCGGGTATGGCCGTTATCGGTTTTTCGTCCTTCATTAACCTGGAAGAAAAGCAGAGACCCAGCACTATTAAAGCGCCTGCGCTAAAGCGTGGTGATTTAATTGCTGTAACATCACCTGCAGGTGCACTTCGTGATGCAGAAACGGCGCATGAGTTTAAAAAGAAGCTGGAAGATTTGGGTTTTCGCGTGAAGATGGGAGAAAGTGTTTTTTCTAAAGAAGGATACCTCGCAGGTAGTGATGATTTGCGATCGCGTGAATTGATGCAATTGATTACGGATAAAAATGTAAATGCCATTGTAGCCATGAAAGGCGGTTATGGCTGCGCACGGATATTGGATAAAATCGACTATGACATCATCCGCCAGCATCCGAAAATCATTATGGGATTTAGTGATATTACCTCACTCATCAATGCCATTTACGAAAAAAGCGGACTCATTTGTTTTCATGGTCCGGTAGGGAATTCCTCCTGGGGCGATTTCACCATGAAATATGTAGAGAGTGTATTGATGGAAGCGCATTCCACGCATTATTATCCCGGTAAAAAAGCGGAAGATCAAATCAGAACGATATCACCCGGTGAAGCAGATGGTATTCTTGTAGGTGGTAATCTGAGTGTTTTTTGTTCGATGATAGGCACACCTTATCTGCCGGATCCGAATGGAAAAATTTTGTTTTTAGAGGAAGTGAAAGAAGAACCTTTTCGGATCGACCGTATGTTGGCGCAATTAAAATTGTCGGGCTATTTACAATCGTTAAAAGGAATTGTAATCGGAAAATTCCGCGATTGTGTGGCAGAGGAAAAAGAGTTTGAAATAAAAACCGAAGTGCTGTTTGACACCTATTTTAAATCGCTGGGAATACCGGTTTACAGCGGAGCAATGATTGGGCACATTAGCGATAAATATACGCTACCCATTGGAGCAAAAGTGCGAATGAATGCCAATAAAGGTGAAATGCAATTGTTAGAACCTGCCGTTTTGAAATAA
- a CDS encoding tetratricopeptide repeat protein codes for MKSKKEKHQHTRAAEKGQEPSVKTKASDTLSAGLKRSAFLFLALIGFLVYSNTLNHGYVLDDFSVIKDNKLTTQGLSAMPQFFKTGLRDGNFLVEDNLYRPITKTVFAAEWQIAPDQPAFAHFVNVISYAFLCGFFFLLLLKLFPGRFYLAFISALVFAVHPIHTEVVANIKSIDEILALMMVFLSMWFAHDYAIGGKAKYLLAASLIYLLALFTKENAITFLVLVPLTMYFFTDTSFKRIGTVFGVMGVFTVMYLMIHKSVIGMIGVDNVPVVDNSLFVTQSFGEQRMTAIYILGLYLKLLLVPHPLSCDYSYNTIPIVSSAAHAGFIFSLFIHGGLFVYALLKLKSKNPIAYAILFYLISLSVVSNVFVLIGTNMGERLLFAPSVGFVLAVGLLVERFGGFISERELSFSKLFSRLSFSAILLPVLFAFSYKTIDRNRDWKSDNTLFEADVKTVPNSAHMLYYHAGMIAKPDSLKMMSPDQKMITLQKSEQELLKALQIWEPFPNVHGLIARIYKDMGNYEKAIFHYNRTLSLNNNDPTAFNNLATCYFETGRLPQAEFNFKKAVEISPICYADAMCNLGSVYGTMGEINLQQGKQDSAKIYFDRAIGLFNQTLGCDASYENAYKFLGFTYRTLGDSVKFRDYMFQYDQVVANNAKAKAVK; via the coding sequence ATGAAAAGCAAAAAAGAAAAACATCAACACACGCGCGCTGCGGAAAAGGGACAGGAACCTTCCGTGAAAACGAAAGCGAGTGATACACTTTCAGCAGGATTAAAGCGAAGTGCATTTCTTTTTTTAGCGCTGATTGGATTTTTGGTGTATTCCAACACCTTAAATCATGGTTATGTGCTGGATGATTTTTCGGTGATAAAGGATAATAAATTAACGACACAGGGACTATCTGCCATGCCGCAATTTTTTAAAACCGGATTGCGCGATGGAAATTTTCTGGTGGAAGATAATTTGTATCGTCCCATTACCAAAACCGTATTTGCAGCCGAATGGCAGATTGCTCCCGATCAACCTGCATTCGCTCATTTTGTAAATGTAATTTCTTACGCCTTTTTGTGTGGATTTTTCTTTTTATTACTGCTGAAATTATTTCCTGGAAGATTTTATTTAGCCTTTATATCGGCTTTGGTTTTTGCCGTTCATCCGATCCATACCGAAGTAGTAGCCAACATCAAGAGTATTGATGAGATTCTTGCTTTGATGATGGTGTTTTTAAGCATGTGGTTTGCTCATGATTATGCGATAGGCGGTAAAGCAAAATATTTACTTGCTGCTTCACTGATTTATTTGCTGGCCTTGTTTACGAAAGAAAATGCCATTACGTTTTTAGTTCTGGTTCCATTAACCATGTATTTTTTTACGGATACATCCTTTAAACGCATTGGAACCGTATTTGGCGTGATGGGTGTTTTCACTGTTATGTATCTGATGATTCATAAAAGCGTTATTGGAATGATTGGAGTGGATAATGTCCCTGTGGTTGATAATTCTCTATTCGTTACCCAATCGTTCGGGGAACAACGCATGACTGCCATTTACATTCTCGGACTTTATTTAAAATTACTCCTGGTTCCTCATCCGCTTTCCTGTGATTATTCCTACAATACTATTCCTATTGTAAGCAGTGCTGCTCATGCAGGATTCATCTTTTCCTTATTCATTCACGGCGGATTATTTGTTTATGCGCTGTTGAAATTGAAGTCGAAGAATCCCATTGCCTATGCGATTTTGTTTTATCTGATCAGTCTCTCCGTTGTAAGCAATGTTTTCGTGCTAATAGGAACCAATATGGGAGAGCGATTGTTGTTTGCTCCTTCGGTTGGATTTGTACTGGCAGTTGGATTACTGGTTGAACGTTTTGGAGGATTTATCTCTGAGCGGGAATTATCCTTTTCCAAATTATTTTCCCGACTTTCGTTTTCGGCCATCTTACTTCCTGTTCTTTTTGCATTTTCATACAAAACCATCGATAGAAACAGAGATTGGAAAAGTGATAATACCTTGTTTGAAGCCGATGTTAAAACAGTTCCCAATAGTGCACACATGTTGTATTATCATGCAGGTATGATTGCCAAACCGGATTCCTTAAAAATGATGAGTCCGGATCAGAAAATGATTACCCTGCAGAAGTCGGAACAAGAATTGTTGAAGGCATTGCAGATTTGGGAACCATTTCCGAATGTCCATGGATTAATAGCAAGAATTTATAAGGACATGGGAAATTATGAAAAAGCCATTTTTCATTATAACCGGACTTTATCGCTCAATAATAATGACCCTACGGCTTTTAATAATTTAGCCACCTGTTATTTTGAAACGGGTCGACTCCCACAAGCTGAATTTAATTTTAAAAAGGCAGTGGAGATAAGTCCGATTTGTTATGCCGACGCCATGTGTAATTTGGGAAGCGTTTACGGAACCATGGGTGAAATCAATTTGCAGCAGGGTAAACAAGATTCTGCAAAAATATATTTCGATCGGGCTATTGGTTTATTTAATCAAACGTTGGGATGTGATGCTAGCTATGAGAACGCGTATAAATTTTTAGGATTTACCTATCGAACACTGGGAGATTCAGTTAAATTCCGCGACTACATGTTTCAGTATGATCAGGTAGTAGCGAATAATGCAAAGGCAAAAGCAGTAAAATAA